Proteins found in one Aquibium microcysteis genomic segment:
- the yajC gene encoding preprotein translocase subunit YajC produces MFVTPAYAQTAGGGPDMLISILPFVLIFVIMYFLIIRPQRQQLKKRQEMLAAVRRGDSVVTGGGLLGKVTKVINDNELEIDLGNGLKVTALRATIADVRVKGEPVANENAKK; encoded by the coding sequence ATGTTCGTGACACCGGCTTATGCGCAAACGGCTGGGGGCGGCCCCGACATGCTGATCAGCATCCTGCCCTTCGTCCTCATCTTCGTCATCATGTATTTCCTGATCATCCGGCCGCAGCGCCAGCAGCTGAAGAAGCGCCAGGAGATGCTCGCCGCCGTTCGCCGCGGCGATTCGGTGGTCACCGGCGGGGGACTCCTCGGCAAGGTCACGAAGGTCATCAACGACAACGAGCTCGAGATCGACCTGGGCAACGGCCTCAAGGTCACCGCGCTGCGTGCGACGATCGCCGACGTGCGGGTCAAGGGCGAACCGGTCGCCAACGAAAACGCCAAGAAATAA
- the secDF gene encoding protein translocase subunit SecDF — protein sequence MLYFSPWKTILIWLAVVAGVVFAAPNLVSRDTLASLPDWLPKRQMTLGLDLQGGSHILLQIDQQDLIDERLETTRDDIRRLLRDARIGYTGLSGTGRTVQVRIRETGDVERAKEALATLIEPISAGLFAGGSVSELELSEPEPGLLRYALTDSGITYRLSSALSQSIEVVGRRVNELGTTEPIIQRQGDDRILVQVPGLDDPQRLKDILGQTAKLTFQMVDSSMPVQEAIEGRPPAGSTVMFSTDDPPVPYLIENRVIVSGENLVDAQASFDQRTNEPVVSFRFDTQGATRFGQATQQNVGRLFAIILDNQVISAPQIREPILGGTGQISGSFDVQGANDLAVLLRAGALPATLDIIEERTVGPGLGQDSIDAGKIAGVIGAVLVVIFMVAVYGLLGLIANVALVANVAMIVALLSLLGATLTLPGIAGIVLTIGMAVDSNVLIYERIREERRLGRSLIQSIDTGFSRAMATIVDANVTTLIAAVVLFYLGSGPVKGFAVTLAIGIVTTVFTAFTLTRWLTAAWVRRAKPKELPRAPLRLVPERTNIPFMAMRRWTFTLSSILSVGAVVLFMTVGMNYGIDFKGGSLIEVQSRSGPADVADIRSRLSDLNLGEIQVQQFGADTDVLIRVQAQEGGDNAAQSVVVVVRGELEQDYDIRRVETVGPTVSGELATQGTIGVIVALALIMVYVWFRFEWQFAVGAIIATIHDVVITMGFFVLSGIEFNQSSIAAILTIVGYSLNDTVVVYDRVREELRRYKKMPLPQLLNIAINETLSRTTMTSVTTLMALAALFLFGGEVIRSFTAAMLFGVLFGTYSSIFIAAPLLILFKLRPGALSQEDGEARTDEAAPVEASKA from the coding sequence ATGCTCTACTTCTCGCCCTGGAAGACCATCCTCATCTGGCTGGCCGTCGTGGCGGGCGTCGTCTTCGCGGCGCCCAACCTGGTTTCCAGGGATACGCTCGCGTCGCTGCCCGACTGGCTCCCCAAGCGCCAGATGACGCTTGGCCTCGACCTGCAGGGTGGTTCTCACATCCTCCTGCAGATCGACCAGCAGGACCTCATCGACGAGCGGCTGGAGACCACCCGCGACGACATCCGCCGCCTCCTGCGCGATGCCCGCATCGGCTACACCGGCCTGTCTGGCACGGGTCGCACGGTGCAGGTCCGGATCCGCGAGACCGGCGACGTGGAGCGGGCGAAGGAAGCGCTTGCCACCCTGATCGAGCCGATCTCGGCCGGGCTTTTCGCGGGCGGCAGCGTATCCGAACTCGAGCTTTCCGAGCCGGAGCCCGGGCTGCTGCGCTACGCGCTGACCGATTCCGGCATCACCTACCGCCTGTCGTCGGCGCTGTCCCAGTCGATCGAAGTCGTCGGGCGGCGCGTCAACGAACTCGGCACGACCGAGCCGATCATCCAGAGGCAGGGCGACGACCGCATCCTGGTCCAGGTCCCCGGTCTCGACGATCCCCAGCGGCTCAAGGACATCCTCGGCCAGACCGCCAAGCTGACCTTCCAGATGGTCGACAGTTCCATGCCGGTACAGGAGGCGATCGAAGGCCGCCCGCCCGCCGGCTCGACGGTCATGTTCTCCACCGACGATCCGCCGGTTCCCTATCTCATCGAGAACCGTGTCATCGTTTCGGGCGAGAATCTGGTCGATGCGCAGGCGAGCTTCGACCAGCGGACCAACGAACCGGTCGTCTCCTTCCGTTTCGACACGCAGGGCGCCACCCGCTTCGGGCAGGCCACGCAGCAGAACGTCGGCCGCCTGTTCGCCATCATCCTCGACAACCAGGTGATCTCGGCGCCGCAGATCCGCGAACCCATCCTCGGCGGCACCGGTCAGATCTCGGGCAGCTTCGACGTCCAGGGCGCCAACGACCTCGCGGTCCTGCTCCGTGCCGGCGCATTGCCGGCCACGCTCGACATCATCGAGGAAAGAACGGTCGGCCCCGGCCTCGGCCAGGATTCGATCGACGCCGGCAAGATCGCGGGCGTGATCGGCGCGGTTCTCGTCGTGATCTTCATGGTCGCCGTCTACGGCCTGCTCGGCCTGATCGCCAACGTCGCGCTGGTGGCCAACGTCGCGATGATCGTCGCGCTCCTGTCGCTGCTCGGCGCCACGCTGACGCTTCCGGGCATCGCCGGCATCGTGCTGACCATCGGCATGGCGGTCGATTCGAACGTGCTGATCTACGAGCGCATCCGCGAGGAACGGCGGCTCGGGCGCTCGCTGATCCAGTCGATCGACACCGGTTTCAGCCGAGCGATGGCGACGATCGTCGACGCCAACGTGACGACGCTGATCGCGGCGGTGGTGCTGTTCTATCTGGGCAGCGGCCCCGTCAAAGGCTTCGCCGTCACGCTGGCCATCGGCATCGTCACCACCGTCTTCACCGCCTTCACCCTGACCCGCTGGCTGACGGCGGCCTGGGTCCGGCGGGCCAAGCCCAAGGAACTCCCGCGCGCGCCTCTTCGTCTCGTTCCCGAGCGGACGAACATTCCCTTCATGGCGATGCGGCGCTGGACCTTCACCCTGTCGTCGATCCTTTCGGTCGGCGCAGTGGTGCTGTTCATGACCGTCGGCATGAATTACGGCATCGACTTCAAGGGCGGCTCGCTGATCGAGGTGCAGTCGCGCAGCGGTCCTGCCGACGTCGCCGACATCCGCAGCCGGCTCTCCGACCTGAACCTCGGCGAGATCCAGGTGCAGCAGTTCGGCGCCGACACCGACGTCCTGATCCGCGTCCAGGCGCAGGAAGGCGGCGACAATGCCGCCCAGAGCGTGGTCGTCGTGGTGCGGGGCGAACTCGAGCAGGACTACGACATCCGCCGTGTCGAGACCGTCGGGCCGACGGTGTCCGGCGAACTGGCAACCCAGGGCACCATTGGCGTCATCGTCGCGCTCGCCCTGATCATGGTCTACGTCTGGTTCCGGTTCGAATGGCAGTTTGCGGTCGGCGCCATCATCGCCACCATCCACGACGTGGTCATCACGATGGGCTTCTTCGTCCTGTCGGGGATCGAGTTCAACCAGTCGTCGATCGCCGCGATCCTGACCATCGTGGGTTACTCGCTGAACGATACGGTCGTGGTCTACGACCGCGTCCGAGAGGAACTGCGTCGCTACAAGAAGATGCCGTTGCCGCAACTGCTCAACATTGCCATCAACGAGACGCTGTCGCGCACCACGATGACGTCGGTGACGACGCTGATGGCGCTCGCCGCGCTGTTCCTCTTCGGCGGCGAGGTGATCCGTTCGTTCACGGCGGCGATGCTGTTCGGCGTGCTCTTCGGCACCTATTCCTCCATCTTCATCGCCGCGCCGCTGCTGATCCTGTTCAAGCTGCGGCCGGGCGCGCTGTCCCAGGAGGATGGCGAGGCGAGGACGGACGAGGCGGCCCCGGTCGAGGCCTCGAAGGCCTGA
- a CDS encoding Mth938-like domain-containing protein, which produces MIIREAHFPGRAPLDAYGGGGFRFADMSHRGSLLCLPSGIHGWAPADPESLGPADFERLLAEADGIEILIVGMGRELRRIPQSLREVFRMAGISADPMSTGAAVRTYNVLLAEDRAVAAALIAVD; this is translated from the coding sequence ATGATCATCCGCGAGGCGCACTTTCCTGGGCGGGCGCCGCTCGACGCCTATGGCGGCGGCGGCTTCCGCTTCGCCGACATGTCGCATCGCGGCTCGCTGCTGTGCCTGCCTTCCGGCATCCACGGCTGGGCGCCCGCAGACCCCGAAAGCCTCGGACCCGCGGACTTCGAGCGGCTCCTTGCCGAGGCGGACGGCATCGAGATCCTCATCGTCGGGATGGGCCGGGAACTGCGGCGTATTCCCCAGTCGCTGCGGGAGGTCTTCCGCATGGCCGGGATTTCCGCCGACCCGATGTCGACCGGCGCGGCAGTGCGCACCTACAACGTGCTGCTGGCGGAGGACAGAGCGGTTGCCGCCGCGCTGATCGCCGTCGACTGA
- a CDS encoding phytoene/squalene synthase family protein translates to MDPNSKHLTAIVRDGDPERWLSVLYAPEDRRAALLSLYAFNVEITRIRDAVREPLPGEIRLQWWRDALAAPPGAMTGNPVADALRAMIAAHDLPLAAFDGMLEARIFDLYDDPMPDRTTLEGYCGETAGALIQFAALVLDREAAVANAALAGHAGCAQAIAGLLRLLPLHRSRGQCYVPSDILAAAGTDRESFLVGGPGTERAVAAMAALGREHAAAFERGAGRLPAVLRPAYLPAAFAGPHLTRFEAAPLDGGGRLSPLRRHWIAFRRATRGW, encoded by the coding sequence ATGGACCCGAATTCGAAGCATCTGACCGCGATCGTCCGGGACGGCGATCCGGAACGCTGGCTTTCGGTTCTCTACGCGCCGGAAGACCGGCGCGCGGCGCTGCTGTCGCTCTATGCCTTCAACGTCGAGATCACCCGCATCCGCGACGCGGTGCGCGAACCGCTACCGGGCGAGATCCGGCTGCAATGGTGGCGCGACGCGCTCGCCGCGCCGCCGGGCGCAATGACCGGCAACCCTGTCGCGGACGCACTGCGGGCGATGATTGCAGCCCACGACCTGCCGTTGGCCGCCTTCGACGGGATGCTGGAAGCGCGCATCTTCGATCTGTACGACGACCCGATGCCCGATCGAACGACGCTCGAGGGCTATTGCGGCGAGACGGCCGGTGCGCTGATCCAGTTCGCCGCTCTGGTGCTCGATCGCGAGGCGGCGGTGGCGAACGCCGCGCTTGCCGGCCATGCCGGCTGCGCGCAGGCGATCGCCGGCCTGCTGCGGCTGTTGCCTCTGCACCGGTCGCGTGGACAGTGCTACGTCCCCTCCGACATCCTCGCGGCCGCCGGGACGGACCGGGAGAGCTTTCTGGTCGGCGGCCCCGGCACCGAACGGGCGGTGGCAGCCATGGCGGCGCTCGGTCGCGAACATGCCGCCGCCTTCGAGCGGGGTGCGGGCAGGCTTCCCGCCGTCCTGCGCCCGGCCTACCTGCCTGCGGCCTTCGCGGGTCCGCACCTGACGCGCTTCGAGGCGGCACCGCTGGACGGCGGAGGGCGGCTGTCTCCGCTGCGCCGCCACTGGATCGCCTTCCGGAGGGCGACGCGCGGCTGGTAG
- a CDS encoding sterol desaturase family protein has product MDGYDFPKVTELAIPFFVAAILIELWLVRTGRAKGEFETRDTLTSLLMGTGNVVAGLLLGFVAYRALTWLWQFRLFDLGLHWWVFLAAFLIDDLRYYWYHRIAHRVRWVWAEHVNHHSSQHYNLSTALRQSWTGTFTGMFVLQAPIVLLGFHPAVIAFVFGFNLIWQFWIHTEAIGRLPAWFEAVFNTPSHHRVHHATNPRYLDANYAGTLIVWDRLFGTFVPELDEDRPRYGIVKNLGTFNPFKVAFHEWVGMARDAAAPGLTVRQRLGYLFMPPGWSHDGSRETSQSLKADYVLRHPGEAGRPGLPGRAGGGGIAAEPAE; this is encoded by the coding sequence ATGGACGGCTACGACTTTCCCAAGGTCACGGAACTCGCGATCCCGTTCTTCGTCGCCGCGATCCTGATCGAGCTCTGGCTGGTGCGGACAGGACGCGCGAAGGGTGAGTTCGAGACGCGCGACACGCTGACCAGCCTGCTGATGGGCACCGGCAACGTCGTGGCCGGCCTCCTGCTCGGTTTCGTCGCCTATCGGGCACTGACCTGGCTCTGGCAGTTCCGCCTGTTCGACCTCGGCCTCCACTGGTGGGTCTTCCTCGCCGCCTTCCTGATCGACGACCTGCGCTACTACTGGTACCACCGCATCGCCCACCGCGTTCGCTGGGTCTGGGCCGAGCACGTCAACCACCACTCCAGCCAGCACTACAACCTCTCGACCGCGCTCAGGCAGTCCTGGACGGGCACCTTCACCGGCATGTTCGTGCTGCAGGCGCCGATCGTGCTCCTCGGCTTCCATCCGGCGGTGATCGCCTTCGTCTTCGGCTTCAACCTGATCTGGCAGTTCTGGATCCACACCGAGGCGATCGGCCGGCTGCCGGCCTGGTTCGAGGCGGTGTTCAACACGCCCTCGCACCACCGCGTCCACCACGCCACCAACCCGCGCTATCTCGACGCCAACTATGCCGGCACGCTGATCGTCTGGGACCGGCTGTTCGGCACCTTCGTGCCGGAACTCGACGAGGACCGGCCGCGCTACGGCATCGTGAAGAACCTCGGGACCTTCAACCCGTTCAAGGTCGCCTTCCACGAATGGGTCGGCATGGCCCGCGACGCCGCCGCACCCGGCCTGACGGTGCGGCAGCGCCTCGGCTACCTGTTCATGCCGCCCGGCTGGAGCCACGACGGCTCGCGCGAGACGTCGCAGAGCCTCAAGGCCGACTACGTGCTGCGCCATCCGGGAGAGGCGGGGAGGCCGGGCCTGCCGGGGAGGGCGGGAGGCGGCGGTATCGCGGCGGAGCCAGCGGAGTAG
- a CDS encoding type II toxin-antitoxin system RelE/ParE family toxin — MKRLRVRWSNLAKSNLADLIEDVVRASGSIDVALRYSDRLEARCRRIGEVPLSRRPRDDLAAGLRSLPFEWSAIIFYVVESDHVLISNVFRRGRDYEAVLRGRSSPESSEV; from the coding sequence ATGAAGCGCCTCAGAGTTCGATGGAGCAACCTGGCGAAGAGCAATCTCGCTGACCTGATCGAGGACGTCGTGCGCGCGTCCGGATCAATCGACGTCGCTCTTCGTTACTCTGATCGGCTAGAGGCACGGTGCAGACGGATCGGAGAGGTACCGTTGTCGCGACGGCCGCGCGACGATCTTGCCGCAGGGCTCCGCAGCCTTCCGTTCGAATGGAGCGCAATAATCTTCTACGTCGTAGAAAGCGACCACGTGCTGATCTCGAACGTCTTCCGCCGCGGGCGCGACTACGAGGCTGTCCTGCGCGGGCGATCGTCACCCGAGAGCAGTGAAGTCTGA
- a CDS encoding type II toxin-antitoxin system ParD family antitoxin, whose amino-acid sequence MDQAEKLSVTVTPQMAQMIRDKVESGQYASASEVIRAGLRALQSEEEERADRLAWLKAQIRASLENPGPGHSNEEVFAELRARLQAKAAGGFNEAPQSSMEQPGEEQSR is encoded by the coding sequence ATGGACCAGGCAGAGAAGCTCTCGGTGACGGTGACGCCGCAGATGGCGCAGATGATCCGCGACAAGGTCGAGAGCGGCCAGTACGCCTCGGCAAGCGAAGTGATCCGCGCCGGACTGCGCGCGCTCCAGTCCGAAGAGGAGGAGCGCGCCGACCGCCTCGCCTGGTTGAAAGCGCAGATCCGGGCGTCCCTCGAAAACCCTGGTCCTGGACACAGCAACGAGGAGGTCTTTGCCGAGCTTCGCGCACGATTGCAGGCGAAAGCCGCAGGTGGTTTCAATGAAGCGCCTCAGAGTTCGATGGAGCAACCTGGCGAAGAGCAATCTCGCTGA
- a CDS encoding crotonase/enoyl-CoA hydratase family protein, protein MTTTEPDFFRVERHGAVVHLSMNRPQRSNAMSPAFWTGLPRLMAELGRDPSVRCAIVSGEGRNFTGGMDLSAFTDIARLFENEPGRAAYAMREEILALQEAFNAIERVPFPVIAAVHGACIGAGVDLITACDMRIASADAYFAIEEIHIGMAADVGTLQRLPKLIAPAVAAELAYTGRRATAEEAKSFGLVSAVHADREAVLAAAFELADAVAAKSPLAMAGIKRNLAYARDHSVADGLDYIATWNGGMLRAGDLMAAVQAKMAKQAASFPDLLAKD, encoded by the coding sequence ATGACGACGACCGAACCCGACTTCTTCCGCGTGGAACGCCACGGCGCCGTCGTCCACCTGTCGATGAACCGGCCGCAGCGCTCGAATGCCATGTCGCCCGCGTTCTGGACCGGCCTGCCGCGCCTGATGGCCGAACTCGGCCGCGACCCTTCGGTGCGCTGCGCCATCGTTTCCGGCGAGGGTCGCAACTTCACCGGCGGCATGGACCTTTCCGCCTTCACCGACATCGCCCGTCTGTTCGAGAACGAGCCCGGCCGGGCCGCCTACGCCATGCGCGAGGAGATTCTGGCGCTGCAGGAGGCGTTCAACGCCATCGAGCGCGTGCCCTTCCCCGTCATCGCCGCCGTCCATGGCGCCTGCATCGGCGCGGGCGTCGACCTGATCACGGCCTGCGACATGCGGATCGCGTCGGCCGACGCCTATTTCGCCATCGAGGAGATCCATATCGGCATGGCCGCCGACGTCGGCACGCTGCAGCGGCTGCCGAAGCTGATCGCACCGGCCGTCGCGGCCGAACTCGCCTATACCGGCCGCCGCGCAACCGCCGAGGAAGCGAAAAGCTTCGGTCTGGTCTCGGCCGTCCATGCCGACCGGGAGGCCGTGCTCGCCGCAGCCTTCGAGCTGGCCGACGCGGTGGCGGCGAAATCGCCGCTGGCGATGGCGGGCATCAAGCGCAACCTCGCCTATGCCCGCGACCATTCGGTGGCCGATGGGCTCGACTACATCGCCACCTGGAACGGCGGCATGCTGCGCGCTGGCGACCTGATGGCGGCGGTGCAGGCCAAGATGGCGAAACAGGCGGCGTCGTTTCCGGATCTGCTCGCAAAGGACTGA
- a CDS encoding HD-GYP domain-containing protein yields MSHAPALSPHPSASFPAILPRIGAAGALRLAELLGTLSHALDLTEGQPPGHCQRAAWIGTRIAMRMGLEGEALSDVYFAVLLKDLGCSSNAARICELYLADDIAFKRDFKTIDGSLAAALRFVFDKTGLESGFAERVRAILNILRNGGQIAREMIETRCHRGADIAAKMRFAPAVQDGIRWLDEHWDGSGKPEGRKGASIPLASRIALAAQVADIFHAEGGRDAARREVAARRGSWFDPAVVDAFLAEERQPGFWEAVEADDLDVRLFALPPAQTSTVVTDDYVDDIVAAFADVIDAKSPFTAGHSRRVTLFTDMIAEEMGFAPAHRRWLRRAALLHDIGKLAVSNQILDKPGKPAEAEWASIRSHPAHSAEILRKVAIFRDLADIAGAHHERLDGKGYPLGLAGDDLVPEVRILSVADVFDALTADRPYRKAMTVEQAFAILDKDTGTAFDGDCVAALKRAVALLVPSGEPDAPALTWA; encoded by the coding sequence ATGTCCCATGCCCCCGCGCTTTCGCCCCATCCTTCCGCGTCCTTCCCTGCGATCCTGCCCCGCATCGGTGCTGCCGGTGCGCTGCGTCTCGCCGAACTGCTGGGCACGCTCAGCCACGCGCTCGACCTGACGGAGGGCCAGCCGCCCGGCCACTGCCAGCGGGCGGCCTGGATCGGCACGCGAATCGCGATGCGGATGGGGCTGGAGGGGGAGGCGCTGTCGGACGTCTACTTTGCGGTGCTGCTGAAGGATCTCGGCTGCTCCAGCAACGCCGCGCGCATCTGCGAACTCTATCTGGCCGACGACATCGCCTTCAAGCGCGACTTCAAGACGATCGACGGAAGCCTTGCCGCCGCGCTGCGATTCGTCTTCGACAAGACCGGTCTGGAATCGGGTTTCGCCGAACGCGTGCGCGCGATCCTCAACATCCTGCGCAACGGGGGTCAGATCGCACGCGAGATGATCGAGACGCGCTGCCATCGCGGCGCCGACATCGCGGCGAAGATGCGCTTCGCGCCGGCCGTCCAGGATGGCATCCGCTGGCTCGACGAGCACTGGGACGGTTCGGGCAAGCCGGAGGGTCGCAAGGGAGCCTCGATCCCGCTCGCCTCGCGCATCGCGCTCGCCGCGCAGGTGGCCGATATCTTTCACGCCGAGGGCGGGCGGGACGCCGCCCGCCGCGAGGTCGCGGCGCGGCGCGGCAGCTGGTTCGATCCGGCCGTCGTCGACGCGTTCCTGGCAGAAGAGCGCCAGCCGGGCTTCTGGGAAGCCGTCGAGGCGGACGATCTCGACGTCCGGCTCTTCGCGCTGCCGCCGGCGCAGACGAGCACCGTCGTGACGGACGACTATGTCGACGACATAGTCGCCGCCTTCGCCGACGTCATCGATGCCAAGAGCCCTTTCACCGCTGGCCACAGCCGCCGCGTCACGCTGTTCACCGACATGATCGCGGAGGAGATGGGGTTCGCTCCCGCGCATCGTCGCTGGCTGCGCCGCGCTGCCCTGCTGCACGACATCGGCAAGCTCGCGGTCTCGAACCAGATCCTCGACAAGCCCGGCAAGCCGGCCGAGGCGGAATGGGCCTCGATCCGCAGCCACCCGGCGCACAGCGCCGAGATCCTGCGCAAGGTGGCGATCTTCCGCGACCTCGCCGACATCGCCGGCGCCCATCACGAGCGGCTTGACGGCAAAGGCTATCCCCTCGGTCTGGCAGGGGACGACCTCGTGCCGGAGGTGCGCATCCTGTCGGTCGCCGACGTCTTCGACGCGCTGACCGCCGACCGGCCCTATCGCAAGGCGATGACCGTCGAGCAGGCCTTTGCGATTCTCGACAAGGACACCGGCACGGCCTTCGACGGCGACTGCGTGGCGGCGCTCAAGCGCGCTGTAGCCCTCCTGGTGCCGTCCGGCGAGCCGGACGCGCCGGCGCTGACCTGGGCTTAG